One window from the genome of Kluyveromyces marxianus DMKU3-1042 DNA, complete genome, chromosome 3 encodes:
- the MRP4 gene encoding mitochondrial 37S ribosomal protein uS2m — MSLRYCAKSLSNKGSFALGSGATRLLSSSSKACNKAEGEAEVEVESSNSSSSSVRQSEFNGSISKLLEQAMRTPVEDMSVLESKFRSPLTEKEQQLDERLTEFLRKYAKQNKVLDLPEDSNKFDFSSKVVSQPLHTREFPYLSQSGKDEPYSEQELYVRQLKHASHTGKLGADISNVYFPHKDIFNPPSLQQVSIEKLMAAGVHLGQSTALYRASTQPYIYGEYKGIHIIDLNQTLSHLKRAAKVVEGVAENGGLILFLGTREGQKRALVKAAERVKGYYVASKWVPGTLTNPTEISSNWERHEVDYLGNPTGRELTLNESTSIIKPDLMIVLNPTENRNALKEAMKARVPTIGIIDTDSEPSLVTYPIPGNDDSLRSVNLLTGILAKAGERGVQTRLNLASAA, encoded by the coding sequence ATGTCATTGAGATACTGTGCCAAAAGTTTGAGCAACAAGGGATCTTTTGCGCTGGGATCTGGCGCAACAAGACTACTAAGCTCTAGCTCAAAAGCTTGCAACAAAGCAGAAGGTGAAGCTGAAGTTGAAGTGGAATctagtaatagtagtagtagcagtgTTCGTCAAAGTGAGTTCAATGGGAGTATATCCAAGTTGTTAGAACAGGCTATGAGAACTCCTGTAGAGGATATGAGTGTTTTGGAGTCGAAGTTTCGGAGTCCATTGACAGAGAAAGAACAGCAATTGGATGAGAGATTGACGGAGTTCTTGAGGAAATACGCTAAGCAAAACAAGGTTTTGGATTTGCCAGAGGATAGCAACAAATTTGACTTTAGTTCGAAGGTTGTTTCGCAGCCACTGCATACGAGAGAGTTCCCATATTTGTCACAATCGGGCAAAGACGAGCCATATTCCGAGCAAGAGCTGTATGTGCGTCAATTGAAGCATGCATCGCACACGGGGAAGTTGGGAGCCGATATCTCGAATGTTTACTTCCCACATAAGGATATTTTCAACCCGCCATCTTTGCAACAGGTGTCGATCGAGAAGCTCATGGCTGCCGGTGTGCATTTGGGACAGTCTACTGCTCTATATAGGGCATCGACACAGCCTTACATCTACGGTGAATATAAGGGCATTCATATCATCGATCTGAATCAGACACTTTCACATTTGAAGAGAGCTGCCAAGGTGGTGGAAGGTGTGGCCGAAAACGGTGGTTTGATCTTGTTTTTGGGTACTAGAGAGGGCCAAAAGAGAGCGCTTGTCAAGGCTGCAGAAAGAGTCAAGGGTTACTACGTTGCCTCCAAGTGGGTGCCAGGTACTTTGACCAACCCTACAGAAATTTCGAGCAACTGGGAAAGACACGAGGTGGATTACCTTGGAAACCCAACTGGTAGAGAGTTGACGCTCAATGAGTCTACAAGCATCATAAAACCCGATTTGATGATTGTATTAAATCCTACCGAGAACAGAAACGCCCTTAAGGAAGCCATGAAGGCCAGAGTTCCAACCATCGGTATTATAGACACAGATTCAGAACCATCGCTAGTGACGTACCCAATTCCAGGTAACGACGATTCGCTACGTTCCGTCAATTTGTTGACAGGTATTCTAGCCAAGGCTGGTGAAAGAGGTGTCCAAACGCGTTTGAACCTTGCATCTGCTGCTTGA
- the LAG1 gene encoding TLC domain-containing protein, with product MSGKKESPQLRRRRTTSIGRIDLGDTSVPGLSTMSVTARSRSASAARLKVLSSSSQNDLDVLRKLWFSYRELSYRHSWLTSFLILSFTYLLYWCSGNMTPSNPLHMFVAPSYQIGDTRMYAKGPKDLCFVFFYMIFFTFLREFVMQVILRPLAIKLGIKKENKIKRMMEQMYSIFYYSISGPFGLYIMYHTDLWLFRTDTMYKTYPDFNNEYLYKIFYLGQAAFWAQQSCVLALQLEKPRKDFQELIIHHIVTLALVWLSYVFHFTKMGLAVYITMDVSDFFLALSKTLNYLDSSLTPPFFMIFIVAWIYLRHYINLKILWSLLTEFRTVGNYTLNFATQQYKCWISQPIIFFLLLALQLLNLFWLFLIFRILYRLVVHGIQKDERSDSESTDEEENEPKEENEKEKEK from the coding sequence ATGAGCGGAAAGAAGGAGTCTCCTCAACTGAGGAGAAGACGTACAACGTCTATTGGTAGGATTGACCTAGGTGACACTTCTGTTCCTGGTCTTTCCACCATGTCGGTTACAGCGAGGAGCAGAAGCGCATCTGCGGCCAGGCTGAAGGTGTTATCTAGCTCCTCTCAAAATGATTTGGACGTTTTGAGAAAGCTTTGGTTCTCATATAGAGAACTAAGCTATCGCCATTCGTGGTTGACGtcatttttgatattgtcGTTCACGTACTTGCTCTACTGGTGTTCTGGCAATATGACACCCAGCAATCCATTGCACATGTTTGTTGCGCCATCCTACCAGATTGGCGACACAAGGATGTATGCCAAGGGTCCAAAGGATCTATGTTTCGTGTTTTTCTACATGAttttcttcaccttcttgaGAGAGTTCGTGATGCAAGTGATTTTGCGTCCATTGGCCATTAAGTTGGGTAttaagaaggaaaataagATCAAGAGAATGATGGAACAGATGTATTCCATCTTTTATTACAGTATTTCTGGGCCCTTCGGACTTTACATCATGTACCACACGGATCTTTGGTTGTTCAGAACCGATACCATGTACAAGACATACCCAGACTTCAACAACGAATATTTATACAAAATCTTTTACTTGGGCCAAGCAGCCTTCTGGGCTCAACAATCTTGTGTGCTAGCGTTGCAATTGGaaaaaccaagaaaagattTCCAAGAGTTGATTATCCACCACATTGTCACATTGGCTTTGGTTTGGTTATCCTACGTTTTCCACTTCACAAAGATGGGGCTTGCGGTCTACATTACCATGGACGTTTcagatttcttcttggccttGTCTAAGACCTTGAACTACCTGGACTCTTCTCTGACTCCACCTTTCTTTATGATTTTCATTGTTGCTTGGATCTATTTGCGTCACTACATCAATTTGAAGATTCTATGGTCTCTCCTTACCGAATTCAGAACCGTAGGTAACTACACTTTGAATTTTGCTACTCAACAATACAAGTGCTGGATCTCTCAACctatcattttcttcttgctaTTAGCTCTACAGCTGTTGAACTTGTTCTGGCTATTCCTAATCTTCAGAATCTTGTACCGCTTGGTCGTCCATGGTATTCAAAAGGACGAAAGAAGTGACAGCGAGTCTActgatgaagaggaaaatgaacctaaagaagaaaatgaaaaagaaaaagaaaaataa